One Methylophilus sp. TWE2 DNA segment encodes these proteins:
- a CDS encoding helix-turn-helix transcriptional regulator, whose translation MIYVELKTVILKKQLEWGRTITITEIADASGISRMTLHRMLKDQTYNASTDHLNKLCAYLQCDLYTLVRWEPDIPVPQEQVA comes from the coding sequence GTGATTTACGTAGAGTTAAAGACGGTTATTTTAAAAAAACAATTAGAGTGGGGCAGAACCATCACCATTACCGAAATTGCAGATGCCAGCGGGATCAGCCGCATGACATTGCATCGCATGTTAAAAGACCAGACCTACAATGCTAGCACCGACCATTTGAATAAGCTGTGTGCTTATTTGCAATGTGATCTGTATACCTTGGTGCGCTGGGAGCCTGATATTCCGGTGCCGCAAGAGCAGGTTGCCTAG
- a CDS encoding tetratricopeptide repeat protein — MKHSPGHLQSTAAATAQDCSHWMQALMQSWKEGEWVQCLTLAQKITREFPEEGLAWKLLGSLYQQQDHLTAAAEAFLQASKCLKKDAEVLYNLANVYAQLQDDAQAIKYYRQTLKLNPAFSQAYANWASVLKQTGKLKEAEKVLRRGLNIHQQDGRVNFELATLLHEAEKPLEAIQYYREAVEIEPDNAVIFFNMAVALEQLGNTTEAMDAFQQTIALQRDYVQAYSHLGALYLQHGDTEEAEQWLLAGLALDPAELSLLKNLARLYRATHRMREYQAYIDQIMLKQDFSAEALNNLATEMFNQHLYAEAEAYCHKALQADPDNPYVQANLGLIENARNAFDKACQHFEKALEQLPDSESVLSNYGISLRMLGRYTEAIAKLEQALRIHPEFMAGYINLANVYLDMGQIETTIRTLQKALVIEPGHMMALRNLLFANSYSNTLPLNESLDYAHRLGAAMMKEVTPYDSWQVHAQEQRLRIGLVSADLRKHPVGYFLHQWLQTFDASRLEIYGYSTDGREDAFSHELKDLCNQWRSLAGLTDAQAAKHIREDGIHILLDLSGLSGGTRLPIFAHKPAPVQATWLGYWGTTGLPVMDYVIADPVSINADVAKQFTEQVVHLPHTRMCFTAPPFEIEVNPLPALSTGAVTFGCFQNYSKVSDEVLACWGEILQALPNARLFWQTKAFSDQLICEQALARLAKYGIAATRCTLYGMVAREEYLRNHHQIDVILDTFPFTGGTTTCEALWMGVPTVTLLGDTLIARQGASFMHCAGLPDWIANTREEYVHKAITFASDLDALSLLRATLRAQVLASPLMNAKQFAQDFEQLLFGLWQQVLPALKPQQLLAKAPVQEAFSGSEPVWVVSATRMTETAFWRDSALGRSLKRHMQQDKRLVPVVAYENTRGLSEVFNAAIAAAPENALLVLIHDDVWLDENTFVQTIQRGLTHFDVIGVAGNARIQPGQPGWCFIDLQFTWDDAKYLRGAVSHGMHAFGPSSSYGDAAGDCQLMDGVFLAAQKKTLLESGVRFDPQFEFHFYDLDFCRTATQAGLKLGVWPVRMTHQSGGAFGSARWRETYLSYRQKWEPVTVEQPASSALQDSMAEVFDLASAAQQQGDFTTAKQLYQEILAVDAQHALAMHNLGLIEWHTGQQTQAIAHFAQAYALAPAQWQLLSSYLTALHTTHEQAALEQVVATAIRHGQHAQALQALMQEWQIALPEAAPNTHPSIQQQEAILKLFEQQDYAQMEQALQTLLQEYPAWLGGWKMLADVLMIQKKDARDAAAQALLLNAGDAEEHCYYGLVLKAQNDLVAAAEAFRNAIQLKPDYAAAYNNLGIVLKDLGEVEQAIQQFKQALLIKPEYADCFSNLLFCMTHAESVDTAALEQAHAAYAELYETPLKTHWQQHANSRDAKRPLRVGFVSADLRAHSVAHFLLPLLPALAQDNTLVLFAYANYTLEDEVTTEMRPYFKQWRVVANLSDEALADCIREDGIDILIDLSGHTSGNRLLAFARKPAPVQVSWLGYLNSTGLAAIDYYLADSALLPPGQFDQQFSEKLVQLPVNAPFEPHPQAPAVNDLPALTNGYLTFGCFNRPNKITHTAVEHWASLMQAHPGSRMVLGGMGEAGSYNHLQDWFTQAGITADRLSFFPRTDMAGYLKQYHLIDVCLDTFPSNGVTTTAHALWMGVPTLCVAGDRLASRGAMALMQHLGLQDWVADQSQHLLQQAQIVLSDLQALASLRAQLRPRFAGSPLAQPAPLAQALSQALRHMWQTWCQGQAATPFAISSNSPVTSVTETPDKGYSMNTTLNPTPQANELKDSIAEVFQLAVQMQEKGESAQAMSLYQEILNIDAKHAPTYFQLGLLATQTGKTTDALPLLEQAVILAPQQAAYWQAYIEVLSLTAPSSEVLDVITFARQNGLATADADALQLKYRQAVTPTGAAAKGSKGPYIYRAEDNFYQRAQTEAFGYQDVGNAEQRLYDMIRQSRDKSVFSTELSAKATDWPSYYHLTSQRANLLRPFADKIANGKILELGAGCGAITRFLGELGGEVVALEGSPNRARVIGQRCADLKNVTIYSDLIQSFETDEKFDVVTLIGVLEYAQVYVKEPDPLRFLLQTAKSFLKEDGMLIVAIENQLGLKYFCGAPEDHMGQAMYGINDSYSTTSPITFGRVELDALIRSAGFETTELYVPLPDYKTPVSVIYPEGFNQAHRAVGWDVGALAAGSVVHDRQSPRHPTFSLENAWQVIARNNLVEDVANSFMFVAYPQRQSAKLHPEVLAAHYGSQRQAVFSKETQFVYDGQGVVTRTRNTGETARLLQAAWEQAPYHGGQLWMDKLTQLMNRPGWRVEDLAAWASPWLKGLEAATLNAGKTLPEFAGYSALLPSQYFDATPTNFVMDKSGQGHFFDLEWDFAIPLPVAFVALRGLFLTLHRVRSCAKPHAGTPGNIGSLTLAVLELNGYHYRDDQLQAFISVFNRLQNMTQGAPEHQVNGLTAEFTRAELPVRQLFT; from the coding sequence ATGAAACACTCGCCGGGCCATTTGCAATCGACAGCTGCCGCAACTGCGCAGGATTGCAGCCATTGGATGCAAGCGCTGATGCAATCCTGGAAGGAGGGCGAGTGGGTGCAGTGCCTGACGCTGGCGCAAAAGATTACGCGTGAGTTTCCTGAAGAAGGCTTGGCCTGGAAGTTACTTGGCAGCCTGTATCAACAACAAGATCATTTAACGGCCGCCGCTGAGGCGTTTTTGCAAGCAAGCAAGTGCCTGAAAAAAGATGCCGAGGTCCTTTATAACCTGGCCAATGTCTATGCACAATTGCAAGACGATGCCCAAGCCATCAAATATTATCGCCAGACACTCAAGTTAAACCCCGCTTTCAGCCAGGCCTATGCTAACTGGGCTAGCGTGCTGAAACAGACAGGGAAATTGAAAGAGGCAGAAAAAGTGTTGCGCCGTGGCCTGAATATTCATCAGCAGGATGGCCGTGTCAATTTTGAACTGGCGACCTTGCTGCATGAAGCAGAAAAGCCATTGGAAGCGATTCAATATTACCGTGAAGCGGTGGAGATTGAACCCGATAATGCCGTCATCTTTTTCAATATGGCGGTGGCCTTGGAGCAATTGGGCAATACCACAGAAGCGATGGATGCTTTTCAGCAGACCATCGCTCTCCAGCGCGACTATGTACAGGCTTATAGCCATCTGGGTGCATTGTATTTGCAACACGGTGATACAGAAGAGGCTGAACAGTGGTTATTGGCTGGCCTGGCATTGGATCCTGCCGAATTATCATTATTGAAAAACCTGGCCAGACTCTATCGCGCAACCCACCGCATGCGGGAGTACCAGGCTTATATTGACCAGATCATGCTGAAACAGGATTTCAGCGCAGAGGCACTCAATAACCTGGCCACTGAAATGTTCAACCAGCATTTATATGCTGAGGCTGAAGCTTATTGCCACAAAGCGTTGCAAGCTGATCCGGATAACCCTTATGTACAAGCCAACCTGGGCCTGATCGAGAACGCCAGGAATGCCTTTGACAAGGCTTGCCAGCACTTTGAAAAAGCCCTGGAGCAGTTGCCGGACTCTGAGAGTGTTTTGAGTAATTATGGTATCAGCCTGCGCATGCTGGGCCGCTACACAGAGGCGATTGCTAAACTAGAACAAGCCTTGCGGATTCATCCTGAATTTATGGCAGGTTACATCAACCTGGCCAATGTCTACCTGGATATGGGGCAGATTGAGACCACCATCCGTACCCTGCAAAAAGCACTCGTCATTGAACCTGGCCATATGATGGCACTCAGAAACCTGCTGTTTGCCAATAGTTACAGCAATACCTTGCCGCTCAATGAGAGCCTGGATTACGCTCATAGGCTGGGCGCGGCCATGATGAAGGAAGTGACGCCTTACGATAGCTGGCAAGTGCATGCCCAGGAGCAGCGCTTGCGTATTGGCCTGGTTTCTGCCGATTTACGTAAACACCCCGTTGGTTACTTCCTGCACCAGTGGTTGCAGACATTTGATGCCAGCCGACTGGAGATTTATGGATATTCCACAGATGGCCGTGAAGATGCCTTCTCGCACGAACTCAAAGACTTATGTAACCAGTGGCGTTCGCTGGCTGGCCTCACCGACGCCCAGGCAGCCAAACATATTCGTGAAGACGGCATCCATATCCTGCTGGATTTGTCTGGTTTATCTGGCGGTACACGTCTACCTATTTTTGCCCATAAACCTGCCCCAGTGCAGGCGACATGGCTGGGATACTGGGGGACAACCGGTTTGCCAGTCATGGACTATGTGATTGCCGATCCAGTCAGTATCAATGCCGACGTAGCCAAACAATTTACCGAGCAGGTGGTGCACCTGCCACACACACGCATGTGTTTCACTGCGCCGCCGTTTGAGATTGAAGTGAATCCTTTACCAGCACTGAGTACCGGTGCGGTCACCTTTGGTTGTTTCCAGAATTACAGCAAAGTCAGCGATGAGGTATTGGCCTGCTGGGGCGAAATCCTGCAAGCACTGCCCAACGCCCGATTGTTCTGGCAAACCAAGGCGTTCAGCGATCAATTGATCTGCGAACAGGCCCTGGCAAGATTGGCAAAATATGGCATTGCAGCCACACGCTGCACCTTGTACGGGATGGTGGCAAGGGAAGAATACCTGCGTAATCATCACCAGATTGATGTGATTCTGGATACATTCCCGTTTACGGGCGGTACGACCACCTGCGAAGCGTTGTGGATGGGTGTGCCTACCGTGACGTTGCTTGGCGATACGCTGATTGCCCGTCAGGGTGCCAGTTTTATGCATTGTGCCGGTTTGCCGGATTGGATTGCCAACACACGGGAAGAGTATGTGCACAAGGCAATTACCTTCGCCAGTGATCTGGATGCCTTGTCCTTACTAAGGGCAACTTTGCGCGCACAGGTGTTGGCTTCGCCATTAATGAATGCCAAACAGTTTGCGCAGGATTTTGAACAATTGCTGTTTGGCCTGTGGCAACAGGTGCTGCCTGCCTTAAAGCCACAGCAATTGTTGGCAAAGGCACCCGTGCAAGAAGCTTTTTCCGGCAGTGAGCCCGTCTGGGTCGTCAGTGCTACCCGCATGACCGAAACCGCTTTCTGGCGTGACTCAGCCTTGGGCCGTTCACTCAAGCGCCATATGCAGCAAGATAAGCGCCTGGTGCCAGTAGTTGCCTATGAAAATACGCGGGGCTTGTCCGAGGTATTTAATGCGGCCATCGCAGCCGCGCCAGAGAATGCGCTGCTGGTCTTGATCCACGACGATGTCTGGCTCGATGAAAATACCTTTGTACAAACCATACAACGTGGGCTCACACACTTTGATGTGATCGGCGTGGCTGGTAACGCACGCATACAACCTGGCCAGCCTGGCTGGTGCTTTATTGATTTGCAGTTCACCTGGGACGATGCCAAATACCTGCGCGGTGCAGTCAGCCATGGCATGCACGCGTTTGGGCCGTCTTCCAGTTATGGCGATGCTGCTGGTGATTGCCAGCTTATGGATGGTGTATTCCTTGCGGCGCAAAAGAAAACGCTATTAGAAAGTGGCGTACGTTTTGATCCCCAATTCGAATTTCATTTCTATGATCTTGACTTCTGCCGTACAGCTACGCAGGCTGGCTTGAAGCTAGGCGTATGGCCTGTGCGTATGACCCACCAAAGTGGCGGCGCGTTTGGTAGTGCACGCTGGCGTGAAACCTACCTGAGCTACCGTCAGAAATGGGAGCCTGTAACGGTTGAGCAACCGGCTTCTAGCGCCTTGCAAGACTCCATGGCAGAAGTGTTCGACTTGGCCTCAGCCGCACAGCAACAGGGGGATTTCACCACTGCCAAACAGCTTTACCAGGAAATTCTGGCGGTGGATGCCCAGCATGCGCTAGCGATGCATAACCTGGGCCTGATTGAATGGCACACAGGCCAGCAGACACAAGCTATCGCACACTTTGCCCAAGCATATGCTCTGGCGCCTGCACAATGGCAATTGTTGAGCAGCTATCTCACAGCCTTACACACTACCCATGAACAGGCCGCGTTGGAGCAAGTGGTGGCAACCGCTATCCGTCATGGCCAGCATGCACAAGCATTGCAAGCCCTGATGCAGGAATGGCAGATCGCTTTGCCGGAAGCTGCACCAAATACACACCCTTCAATCCAGCAACAAGAGGCGATTCTCAAACTGTTTGAGCAGCAAGACTACGCACAGATGGAGCAAGCCTTGCAAACCTTGCTGCAAGAGTATCCCGCCTGGCTTGGTGGCTGGAAAATGCTGGCTGATGTGCTCATGATCCAGAAAAAGGATGCGCGTGACGCCGCTGCACAAGCACTGTTGCTGAATGCCGGGGATGCAGAGGAGCATTGCTATTATGGCCTGGTGCTCAAAGCGCAGAATGATCTGGTGGCAGCGGCTGAAGCTTTCAGGAATGCCATCCAGCTTAAGCCTGACTATGCGGCGGCCTATAACAATCTGGGCATAGTGCTCAAAGACCTGGGTGAAGTCGAACAAGCGATTCAGCAATTCAAGCAGGCCTTGCTGATCAAGCCTGAGTATGCGGACTGTTTCAGTAACCTGCTGTTTTGCATGACCCATGCTGAAAGCGTAGATACTGCCGCCTTAGAGCAAGCCCATGCCGCCTATGCCGAGTTATACGAAACTCCTCTGAAAACACATTGGCAACAACACGCCAATTCGCGAGATGCCAAGCGTCCATTACGTGTAGGGTTTGTCTCTGCAGATTTACGGGCACACTCGGTTGCGCATTTCCTGCTGCCGTTATTGCCTGCCCTGGCACAAGATAACACGCTGGTATTGTTTGCTTACGCCAATTACACGCTAGAAGATGAAGTCACAACCGAGATGCGGCCTTATTTCAAACAGTGGCGTGTCGTTGCAAATTTGTCTGATGAGGCACTGGCTGACTGCATCCGTGAAGATGGCATTGATATCCTAATTGACTTGTCTGGCCACACCTCAGGTAACCGTTTGTTGGCTTTTGCCAGAAAACCAGCGCCTGTGCAGGTCAGCTGGCTGGGTTACCTCAATAGTACAGGCCTGGCTGCCATCGATTATTACCTGGCCGATAGCGCCTTGTTGCCGCCTGGTCAGTTTGATCAGCAGTTCAGCGAGAAACTGGTTCAATTACCTGTGAATGCACCGTTTGAGCCGCATCCGCAAGCACCAGCAGTGAATGACCTGCCTGCATTAACTAATGGTTATTTAACCTTTGGCTGCTTTAACCGCCCGAACAAAATTACCCATACCGCGGTTGAGCATTGGGCCTCATTGATGCAAGCTCATCCAGGTAGCCGCATGGTGTTGGGCGGCATGGGTGAGGCAGGTAGTTATAACCATCTGCAAGACTGGTTTACCCAGGCTGGCATCACAGCAGACCGTCTGTCATTTTTCCCGCGCACAGACATGGCGGGTTATTTGAAACAGTATCACCTGATAGATGTGTGCCTGGATACCTTCCCGTCAAATGGCGTGACGACGACCGCACATGCCTTATGGATGGGTGTGCCTACCCTATGCGTGGCGGGTGACCGACTGGCGAGTCGCGGTGCCATGGCTCTGATGCAACATCTGGGATTACAAGACTGGGTGGCAGATCAGTCGCAGCATCTTCTTCAACAAGCACAGATTGTACTTTCTGATTTACAAGCCCTGGCAAGCCTGCGCGCGCAGTTGCGCCCACGCTTTGCCGGTTCGCCACTGGCGCAACCAGCGCCGTTGGCGCAAGCATTATCACAAGCGCTACGCCATATGTGGCAAACCTGGTGCCAAGGCCAAGCGGCTACACCATTTGCAATTTCTTCGAACTCTCCTGTCACCTCTGTGACTGAAACCCCTGATAAAGGTTATTCTATGAACACAACACTCAACCCAACTCCTCAAGCCAATGAATTGAAAGATTCGATTGCAGAGGTGTTTCAACTGGCGGTACAAATGCAGGAGAAAGGCGAGTCTGCACAGGCGATGAGCCTTTATCAGGAAATTTTGAATATTGACGCCAAACATGCACCGACTTATTTCCAGCTGGGCTTGCTAGCGACGCAGACTGGTAAAACCACAGACGCATTGCCTTTGCTGGAGCAAGCCGTGATCCTGGCACCTCAGCAGGCCGCTTACTGGCAGGCTTATATTGAAGTATTGTCCTTGACAGCACCCAGCAGCGAGGTGCTGGATGTGATTACTTTTGCCCGCCAGAACGGCCTGGCCACCGCAGATGCGGATGCCTTGCAGCTAAAGTATCGCCAGGCTGTAACCCCAACTGGCGCTGCGGCCAAGGGCAGTAAAGGCCCCTATATTTACCGTGCTGAAGATAACTTCTACCAGCGTGCGCAAACCGAAGCCTTTGGCTATCAGGATGTCGGCAATGCAGAACAGCGTTTGTACGACATGATCCGCCAGTCCCGTGACAAGAGCGTATTCTCTACTGAGTTGTCAGCCAAAGCGACAGATTGGCCTAGCTACTACCATTTGACGTCACAGCGTGCCAATTTGTTACGCCCGTTTGCAGACAAGATTGCCAACGGCAAGATTCTGGAGCTTGGCGCGGGTTGTGGTGCGATCACGCGCTTCCTGGGTGAGCTGGGCGGTGAGGTAGTTGCGCTGGAAGGTAGCCCGAACCGTGCCCGCGTCATTGGCCAGCGGTGCGCAGATCTCAAGAATGTGACGATTTATTCTGATTTGATCCAGTCATTTGAAACGGACGAGAAATTTGATGTGGTGACGTTGATCGGCGTGCTTGAATATGCCCAGGTGTATGTCAAGGAACCCGATCCTTTGCGCTTCCTGTTGCAGACTGCCAAGTCTTTCCTTAAAGAAGATGGCATGCTGATTGTCGCCATTGAAAATCAGCTTGGCCTCAAATATTTCTGCGGTGCGCCTGAAGACCATATGGGACAGGCCATGTACGGCATCAATGATTCTTACAGCACAACCAGCCCGATTACCTTTGGCCGCGTGGAGCTGGATGCATTGATCCGCAGTGCCGGTTTTGAAACCACTGAATTGTATGTGCCATTGCCTGACTACAAAACCCCGGTCAGCGTGATTTACCCGGAAGGTTTTAACCAGGCACATCGTGCAGTTGGCTGGGATGTTGGTGCACTGGCGGCAGGTTCTGTCGTGCATGACAGGCAATCCCCACGCCATCCAACATTCTCGCTGGAAAATGCCTGGCAAGTGATTGCACGTAACAATCTGGTAGAAGATGTCGCCAACTCATTTATGTTTGTGGCTTACCCGCAACGCCAGTCTGCTAAGTTACATCCTGAAGTATTGGCCGCGCATTATGGCAGCCAGCGCCAGGCGGTATTTAGCAAGGAAACCCAGTTCGTGTATGACGGGCAGGGGGTGGTGACGCGTACCCGCAATACCGGCGAAACAGCACGATTGCTGCAGGCTGCCTGGGAGCAGGCGCCTTATCATGGCGGTCAGTTGTGGATGGATAAACTCACCCAGCTCATGAACCGTCCTGGCTGGCGTGTAGAAGACCTGGCCGCTTGGGCTTCGCCCTGGCTGAAAGGCCTGGAAGCTGCTACCCTCAATGCTGGCAAGACCTTGCCAGAATTTGCGGGGTATTCAGCATTATTGCCTTCGCAGTATTTTGATGCCACCCCCACTAACTTTGTCATGGACAAGAGCGGGCAGGGACATTTCTTTGACCTGGAGTGGGATTTTGCGATTCCTTTGCCTGTGGCATTTGTAGCATTACGTGGCTTGTTCCTCACCTTGCATCGCGTTCGCAGTTGCGCCAAACCACATGCCGGCACTCCAGGCAATATTGGCAGCTTGACGTTGGCGGTGCTGGAACTCAATGGATACCACTATAGGGATGACCAGTTGCAGGCCTTTATCAGTGTGTTCAACCGCCTGCAAAATATGACGCAAGGTGCCCCTGAGCATCAAGTGAACGGTTTAACCGCTGAGTTTACGCGTGCAGAGTTGCCAGTGCGTCAGCTGTTTACTTAG
- the uvrC gene encoding excinuclease ABC subunit UvrC has translation MFDPKPILKNLPNLPGVYRMLNAENTVIYVGKAKDLKKRVSSYFNKNLASPRTKMMVSQIANIETTVTRSEAEALLLENNLIKSIMPRYNVLFRDDKSYPYISLTSDAFPRLAFHRGTQRKGHQYFGPFPSSPAVRESIQLLQKVFKLRTCENTVFANRSRPCLQYQIARCTAPCVNLISQEDYASDVRHAALFLLGKTSEVMDSLADGMNAAAEAMEYEQAAVLRDRIQALRQVQAKQFVSDFSVSDADVIACAEIEGQHCINLVMIRGGRHLGDKSFFPKNAQDAELVETVEAFITQYYVAQNTPPLLVCGAEIDKTEFETMLSEQAERKIRVLTNAIGDKKVWLKMAQTNAELALQQRLATSANQQARLVSLREALNLAENTERIECFDISHTMGEATVGSCVVFDRGDMQNSEYRRYNVTGITPGDDYAAMRDVLTRRYRKVAAGEGKRPDLIFIDGGKGQLGVAMEVMQEVGLDDILLIGIAKGEERKPGLETMIFSDTGEMLNLPVDNPGLHLLQQIRDEAHRFAITGHRAKRAKARITSSLEEIEGVGAKRRKALLTRFGGLDAIKSASIDEIAQVEGISLALAQTIYERLH, from the coding sequence ATGTTTGACCCGAAGCCCATCCTCAAAAACCTACCCAATCTGCCTGGTGTTTACCGCATGCTCAACGCGGAAAATACTGTGATCTATGTAGGTAAAGCCAAAGATTTAAAAAAGCGGGTTTCGAGTTACTTTAATAAAAACCTCGCCAGTCCGCGTACCAAAATGATGGTGTCGCAGATTGCCAATATTGAGACAACCGTTACGCGCTCTGAGGCGGAGGCTTTGTTGCTTGAGAATAACCTTATCAAGAGCATCATGCCGCGTTATAACGTGTTGTTTCGCGACGATAAGTCTTATCCCTATATTAGCCTCACAAGCGATGCGTTTCCGCGGCTGGCATTTCACCGGGGCACGCAGCGCAAGGGGCATCAGTATTTTGGGCCTTTCCCCAGCTCGCCAGCGGTGCGCGAGAGCATACAGCTGCTGCAAAAGGTGTTTAAGCTGCGCACCTGTGAAAACACGGTGTTTGCTAACCGTTCGCGGCCTTGTTTGCAGTATCAGATTGCACGTTGTACCGCGCCATGCGTGAACCTGATTTCGCAGGAGGATTATGCGAGTGATGTGCGCCACGCGGCGCTGTTTCTGCTCGGTAAAACCAGTGAGGTGATGGATTCTTTGGCGGATGGGATGAATGCCGCTGCCGAGGCGATGGAGTATGAACAGGCAGCGGTGTTGCGTGACCGTATTCAGGCCTTGCGCCAGGTGCAGGCCAAGCAGTTTGTCAGTGACTTTAGCGTGAGTGATGCGGATGTGATTGCCTGCGCTGAGATTGAGGGCCAGCACTGCATTAACCTGGTGATGATCCGGGGTGGACGCCATTTGGGCGACAAGAGCTTTTTCCCCAAGAACGCGCAGGATGCCGAGCTGGTAGAAACGGTAGAGGCGTTTATTACCCAGTATTATGTGGCGCAAAACACGCCGCCGTTGCTGGTGTGCGGGGCGGAGATCGACAAAACCGAGTTCGAAACCATGCTCAGTGAGCAGGCCGAACGCAAAATCCGCGTGCTGACCAATGCGATTGGCGATAAAAAAGTCTGGCTCAAGATGGCGCAGACCAATGCTGAGTTGGCGCTACAACAACGGCTGGCGACTTCGGCCAATCAGCAGGCACGTTTGGTCTCGTTGCGTGAGGCACTTAACCTGGCCGAGAACACCGAGCGCATTGAATGCTTTGATATTAGCCATACCATGGGTGAAGCGACGGTGGGCAGTTGCGTGGTGTTTGACCGTGGTGATATGCAAAACAGCGAATATCGCCGCTATAACGTCACAGGTATCACGCCAGGCGATGATTATGCGGCCATGCGCGATGTGCTGACGCGCCGTTACCGCAAAGTCGCGGCGGGAGAAGGCAAGCGCCCAGACCTGATTTTTATTGATGGTGGCAAAGGCCAGTTGGGTGTGGCGATGGAAGTCATGCAAGAGGTGGGTCTCGACGACATTTTGCTGATTGGCATTGCAAAGGGCGAAGAGCGCAAACCCGGTCTTGAAACCATGATTTTCTCGGATACCGGTGAAATGCTGAATTTACCCGTGGACAACCCAGGCTTGCACTTGCTGCAACAAATTCGTGATGAGGCGCACCGGTTTGCCATCACCGGTCACCGCGCCAAACGTGCCAAAGCCCGGATTACCTCCAGCCTGGAAGAGATTGAAGGGGTAGGGGCCAAGCGCCGCAAAGCTTTGTTGACGCGATTTGGTGGCCTGGATGCGATAAAAAGTGCTAGCATAGACGAGATTGCCCAAGTGGAAGGCATTAGCCTAGCCCTGGCACAAACCATTTACGAGCGATTGCATTAA
- the pgsA gene encoding CDP-diacylglycerol--glycerol-3-phosphate 3-phosphatidyltransferase codes for MWNIPNILTLLRIAMIPVFVGIFYLPANAVTPDAMPAHWVNLTAASVFILAALTDWLDGYWARKYHQMSKFGAFLDPVADKLMVAAALIVLVELHRVGAVVALIIIGREIAISALREWMASIGKSANVAVAMVGKIKTAAQMVAIILLLWYDPLFGVNIQWLGEWLIVIAALLTLVSMGYYLRAAWPAIRETI; via the coding sequence ATGTGGAATATCCCGAATATACTTACCCTGTTGCGCATTGCCATGATTCCGGTGTTTGTTGGCATCTTTTACCTGCCAGCGAATGCCGTGACGCCTGATGCAATGCCCGCACATTGGGTGAATTTAACTGCTGCTAGCGTGTTTATCCTGGCGGCACTGACTGACTGGCTGGACGGATACTGGGCACGCAAATATCACCAGATGTCGAAGTTTGGCGCCTTTCTTGACCCGGTTGCAGACAAACTCATGGTGGCCGCAGCCCTGATTGTGTTGGTTGAATTGCATCGGGTTGGTGCCGTGGTGGCGCTAATTATTATTGGCCGTGAGATTGCCATCAGTGCCTTGCGCGAATGGATGGCCAGCATCGGTAAAAGTGCCAATGTCGCCGTTGCTATGGTCGGTAAAATCAAAACCGCCGCACAAATGGTCGCCATTATTTTGCTACTCTGGTACGACCCGCTGTTTGGGGTAAATATACAATGGCTGGGCGAATGGTTGATCGTGATTGCCGCTTTGCTGACCCTGGTTTCTATGGGGTATTACCTGCGTGCAGCGTGGCCGGCAATACGCGAAACCATCTAA
- a CDS encoding YihY/virulence factor BrkB family protein, producing MKSVSGMSIKQIWLLFKTAFNAWRDDYAQSMGAALAYYTLFSIAPLLLIVISIAGLVFGQDAARGEIIGQLHSLMGQRGAMAIQTLLESVSHPTEGIAATVIGVVLLLVGATSVFGELQDSLDRIWKAPVREGSGLWHLLRVRLLSFGMILGIGFLLMVSLVFSAGLAAISKWWSPMFTGWMLIAGVLNTLFSFALTTGMFAMIYKTMPRAHIAWEEVWIGAVITAVLFTIGKWLIGIYIGNSAFSSAYGAAGSILVLLIWVYYSAQIFLMGAELTRAYSQVLGRGKR from the coding sequence ATGAAAAGCGTTTCTGGCATGTCGATTAAACAAATCTGGCTTCTTTTTAAAACAGCCTTTAATGCATGGCGTGACGATTACGCGCAAAGCATGGGCGCTGCGCTGGCTTATTACACGCTATTTTCGATTGCACCGCTGTTGTTGATTGTGATTTCAATTGCAGGCCTCGTGTTTGGCCAGGATGCAGCACGTGGCGAGATTATCGGCCAATTGCATAGTCTGATGGGGCAACGCGGAGCCATGGCGATACAAACCCTGCTAGAGAGCGTGAGTCATCCCACCGAAGGCATCGCTGCAACGGTGATTGGTGTGGTGTTATTACTTGTAGGGGCGACTTCTGTGTTTGGTGAGTTGCAGGATTCGTTAGACCGTATCTGGAAAGCGCCTGTGCGCGAAGGCAGCGGCTTATGGCACTTATTGCGTGTGCGACTGCTATCGTTTGGCATGATTCTGGGGATAGGCTTTCTGTTGATGGTGTCATTGGTATTTAGTGCCGGGCTGGCCGCCATTAGCAAATGGTGGTCGCCGATGTTTACAGGCTGGATGTTGATTGCAGGCGTGCTAAATACCTTATTCAGTTTTGCGTTGACCACCGGCATGTTTGCCATGATTTACAAAACCATGCCACGCGCCCACATTGCATGGGAAGAAGTGTGGATAGGCGCTGTGATAACGGCGGTCTTGTTTACCATCGGCAAGTGGCTGATCGGCATCTACATCGGCAACAGTGCCTTTTCCAGTGCTTATGGGGCGGCTGGGTCTATTTTAGTGTTATTGATCTGGGTCTATTACTCAGCGCAGATATTCCTGATGGGCGCGGAACTGACGCGTGCCTATTCGCAAGTATTGGGTAGGGGAAAACGTTAA